A genomic stretch from Trichlorobacter lovleyi includes:
- a CDS encoding AAA family ATPase: MTTQNIIAKAQAFATAALAHRPGDLTKRLVAAMFAGERMDSSDEVRGLSIMLKGLHGTGKTSIVNLFAGLMGLSMSDGWLVNGTQGTTEASVTAEWDLGKLTSGQRVALAARVMNAYDTKDGHGFALINELGRMNQFTQDAFFGPFSEGDITIGSSYVKRITPGVLFATSNEAEFDMAFMDRFSLCFFPQAARGEEGKAAILKRTNPTTAARKVEQVMTTDDLKAIRQHVTANIEVTAEAAATAYYFVRSTQICPELTIGQKGALPKDKGVLAAGCFPSKCAECGYLKNAKGRAACHMSQALSMRAALSAVAYAQAVAFMDGRDKVTGDDIKKAMPFVVAHRAQYTEQHKTGDMEQQATAFVNAMHTAAGDAIGISVNATRYTAADIAKIEAEGSPLVLEAMEGSREAIMEGSKKLRASLGRMDSAQLQQARKSVGADDQKLVDDMLSARAVVGFDLDDRDSISDFFFTSSLVNRDGQPYFSPDELGGLENDGHTKSAMFGVEAVLSGNRLVMKFSEPQGNGSIEADAFRARAISTLADYGKISDPYDAKLQEKLESAGVMEEISKPAKKAPAAKAASEQPSLI; the protein is encoded by the coding sequence ATGACGACTCAAAACATTATAGCTAAAGCACAAGCATTCGCAACCGCCGCCCTTGCACACCGCCCTGGCGACCTGACCAAGCGTCTGGTTGCTGCCATGTTTGCCGGTGAGCGTATGGATTCCTCGGATGAAGTTCGTGGTCTCTCCATCATGCTCAAAGGTTTGCACGGTACCGGCAAGACATCCATTGTCAACCTGTTCGCAGGTCTTATGGGTCTGTCTATGTCGGATGGATGGCTGGTTAACGGAACCCAAGGTACTACAGAGGCCAGCGTAACGGCTGAGTGGGATCTGGGCAAGCTGACCAGTGGACAGCGGGTAGCTCTCGCAGCCCGGGTCATGAATGCTTATGACACAAAAGATGGTCACGGTTTCGCCCTGATCAACGAGCTGGGTCGTATGAACCAGTTCACGCAGGACGCCTTTTTCGGGCCGTTCAGCGAAGGCGACATCACCATCGGTTCTTCCTATGTCAAGCGGATCACCCCTGGTGTTCTGTTTGCCACTTCCAACGAGGCCGAGTTTGACATGGCCTTTATGGATCGCTTCAGCCTCTGCTTTTTCCCGCAGGCCGCACGCGGCGAGGAAGGGAAGGCAGCCATCCTGAAGAGGACTAATCCAACCACTGCTGCCAGAAAGGTTGAACAGGTCATGACGACTGACGACCTGAAGGCAATCCGCCAACACGTAACAGCCAACATTGAAGTCACTGCCGAAGCAGCCGCCACCGCCTACTACTTCGTACGCAGCACCCAGATCTGCCCAGAGCTTACCATTGGTCAGAAGGGTGCGCTGCCGAAGGACAAAGGTGTTTTGGCAGCAGGCTGCTTCCCGAGCAAATGTGCCGAGTGCGGGTATCTGAAAAACGCAAAAGGCCGTGCTGCTTGTCACATGTCCCAGGCTCTCTCTATGAGGGCTGCGCTGTCTGCCGTTGCCTATGCTCAGGCAGTGGCATTCATGGACGGTCGGGACAAAGTGACCGGTGACGACATCAAAAAAGCTATGCCGTTTGTTGTAGCCCACCGTGCTCAGTACACCGAGCAGCACAAGACGGGCGACATGGAGCAACAGGCAACGGCATTTGTTAACGCCATGCACACTGCTGCCGGAGACGCTATTGGAATCAGCGTCAACGCAACACGCTACACCGCTGCCGACATCGCCAAGATTGAGGCAGAGGGTTCCCCCCTGGTTCTTGAAGCCATGGAGGGTTCGCGTGAAGCGATCATGGAAGGCAGCAAAAAACTCCGTGCAAGCCTTGGGCGCATGGACTCAGCTCAGCTTCAGCAAGCACGCAAGTCCGTAGGTGCTGATGATCAAAAGCTGGTTGATGACATGCTGTCTGCTCGGGCTGTTGTTGGTTTCGATCTGGATGACCGGGATTCCATCTCGGACTTCTTCTTCACTTCCAGTCTCGTTAACCGCGATGGCCAGCCTTACTTCTCACCAGATGAGTTGGGCGGGCTTGAAAACGATGGCCACACCAAGTCGGCAATGTTTGGTGTGGAGGCAGTGCTGTCCGGTAATCGTTTGGTCATGAAGTTCTCTGAGCCGCAAGGCAATGGGAGCATAGAGGCCGATGCATTCCGGGCACGCGCTATCTCAACACTGGCAGACTACGGCAAGATCAGCGACCCGTACGACGCCAAGCTCCAGGAGAAGTTGGAGTCAGCCGGTGTTATGGAAGAAATTTCCAAACCGGCAAAGAAGGCACCTGCAGCGAAAGCCGCAAGTGAGCAACCTTCTCTCATCTAG
- a CDS encoding DUF4258 domain-containing protein gives MNAPAIALTEHAAERWLERGIPVTAAVEKWLAKIGQAFTSTPEKFSWGKGKKRITVVGVMSDNTPVVITVY, from the coding sequence ATGAACGCCCCCGCCATCGCGCTGACAGAGCACGCCGCTGAACGCTGGCTGGAGCGGGGTATCCCCGTAACAGCCGCTGTTGAGAAGTGGCTCGCCAAAATAGGACAGGCTTTTACCTCAACCCCGGAAAAGTTCAGCTGGGGTAAAGGCAAAAAGCGGATCACTGTCGTCGGGGTTATGTCTGACAACACCCCAGTAGTGATCACCGTCTACTAA
- a CDS encoding EAL domain-containing protein: MNTKETSREGVNLWQTARSALSATRNETFATSALFLTTAWSATKFCAHSSGGGLVAAMMIGGVLVYGHNKLIKRDGANRTGTRNYFFRKATNSSPNPIINQPESVIAATSEGFFAASLDGLKILEANPSFCRMVGYSKENLIGMSLEDFCCSSNKAVCRQTMSLLPSSKHSQCEVEIKTRQGRCLQVKISASLLSEGADEKIIFAFVSDITQHKNYTKALEYQALHDEATNLPNRASLNLFLEEALSSAVGGRSTVVFLLDLDDFKHYNDALGHPFGDMILASAAGRLQGFCQHDCQVARVGGDEFAIVAAGMSQAEAQTFASRVSSVIREKTVLAGQHIFTSASIGIAMAPEHGSTAEDLMKRADMAMYSAKKGAKGGYCIFSYSMEAETQQKLAMNASLRGAMLNNDFYLLYQPQVDILTGKIIGVEALLRLKNNGTDLTKPAHFIPALEESGLIIPVGEWVLTHAIQRLAKWESLGHACRMSINISTKQFKDPTFAQRVISAIQCEKANPSLVCIEITESTLMEDIELAKTQLTELAAFGISVSIDDFGTGHSSLKYLQELPVNEIKIDQSFVRGISSQSDDTIIVKTIAKLGQSLGLQVVAEGVESACHIRQLQEFGATYGQGFFYSHPLSEGEILLLLNEKAGSDGSVIPAELSCPCRGHDKKLPACLHGFANN; this comes from the coding sequence TTGAACACAAAGGAGACTTCTCGTGAGGGGGTAAATTTGTGGCAAACCGCCAGATCGGCATTGTCTGCAACCAGGAATGAAACTTTTGCGACTTCTGCCTTATTCCTGACCACGGCATGGTCGGCTACCAAATTTTGTGCTCATTCATCAGGAGGGGGGCTTGTTGCCGCTATGATGATAGGTGGTGTACTCGTGTATGGCCACAATAAACTCATCAAAAGGGACGGCGCTAACAGAACGGGGACGCGAAATTATTTCTTTCGCAAGGCCACTAATTCGTCCCCAAACCCAATCATTAATCAGCCTGAATCAGTAATAGCAGCTACATCAGAAGGTTTTTTTGCCGCGTCGCTGGATGGGCTAAAGATACTTGAGGCTAATCCTTCTTTTTGCAGAATGGTTGGCTATTCAAAAGAAAATCTTATCGGAATGTCTTTGGAAGACTTTTGCTGCAGCAGCAACAAGGCTGTGTGCAGGCAAACAATGTCTCTGCTGCCTTCATCTAAGCATAGCCAGTGTGAGGTAGAAATCAAAACCCGGCAAGGACGATGCCTACAGGTCAAAATAAGTGCTTCACTATTAAGCGAAGGCGCTGATGAAAAAATAATTTTCGCCTTCGTTTCAGACATTACTCAACACAAAAACTACACAAAGGCCCTTGAATATCAAGCACTGCACGATGAGGCTACAAATCTGCCTAACAGGGCATCTCTTAATCTTTTTTTGGAAGAAGCCTTGTCATCAGCAGTAGGGGGGAGATCTACCGTTGTATTTCTTCTCGACCTTGATGATTTCAAGCACTACAACGATGCTTTAGGCCACCCCTTTGGTGATATGATTCTGGCATCTGCCGCTGGACGCCTACAAGGTTTCTGCCAACACGACTGCCAGGTAGCCAGAGTGGGCGGGGATGAATTTGCCATAGTCGCTGCGGGGATGTCACAGGCGGAGGCACAAACTTTTGCATCAAGAGTGTCTAGTGTAATCAGAGAAAAAACAGTACTTGCCGGCCAACACATATTTACCTCGGCTAGCATTGGCATAGCTATGGCCCCAGAGCATGGTTCCACTGCAGAGGACCTTATGAAACGTGCAGATATGGCTATGTACTCAGCCAAAAAAGGCGCGAAGGGGGGCTACTGTATTTTTTCGTACAGCATGGAGGCCGAGACACAGCAAAAACTTGCCATGAACGCATCACTACGCGGCGCCATGCTAAACAACGACTTTTATCTGCTTTATCAACCCCAGGTTGATATTCTCACTGGGAAGATAATAGGAGTTGAGGCTCTTCTCCGCCTTAAAAACAACGGGACAGACCTCACTAAACCAGCTCATTTTATCCCTGCACTCGAGGAATCTGGGCTAATCATACCTGTAGGAGAATGGGTGCTGACCCATGCAATTCAGCGCCTAGCAAAATGGGAATCTCTTGGCCACGCATGCCGCATGTCAATAAACATATCCACTAAACAGTTCAAGGACCCTACGTTTGCCCAAAGGGTTATTAGCGCCATTCAGTGCGAAAAGGCAAACCCATCGTTAGTATGTATTGAAATCACAGAAAGCACTTTGATGGAGGATATCGAGCTTGCAAAAACCCAATTAACAGAACTTGCCGCATTTGGCATTTCAGTGTCCATCGATGACTTTGGTACTGGCCACTCGTCTCTCAAATATCTTCAGGAACTCCCTGTCAATGAAATCAAGATTGACCAATCTTTTGTAAGGGGTATTTCCAGCCAGTCAGACGACACAATAATTGTAAAAACGATTGCCAAGCTAGGCCAGTCTCTTGGTCTACAGGTTGTTGCAGAGGGAGTCGAATCAGCATGCCATATTCGGCAACTTCAGGAGTTCGGCGCTACCTACGGGCAAGGTTTTTTTTACAGTCACCCCTTGTCCGAAGGAGAAATACTTCTTCTTTTAAATGAAAAAGCAGGGAGTGACGGCAGCGTTATTCCGGCAGAACTTAGTTGCCCTTGCCGGGGGCATGATAAAAAGTTGCCAGCTTGTTTGCATGGCTTCGCCAACAATTAA
- a CDS encoding response regulator codes for MTGQQKERQRCLIAEDNIVCRSILSGFLNKHYECDFAVNGQEAFELYKLSHNKKKPYQLVCLDVVMPVVDGLEALHKIRCFEKDIAVPPNMEVKAIMISALSSPSTVFKAMYRSGAHGYVIKPVKATDLNTQLVQAGLPSVSPIGGL; via the coding sequence GTGACTGGACAACAAAAAGAACGACAGCGTTGCCTGATCGCCGAAGACAATATTGTCTGTCGATCTATTTTGAGCGGTTTTTTGAACAAACACTATGAGTGTGATTTTGCCGTTAACGGCCAAGAAGCGTTCGAACTGTATAAGCTCTCGCACAACAAGAAAAAACCATATCAGCTTGTCTGCCTTGATGTCGTAATGCCTGTGGTTGATGGCCTTGAGGCTCTGCACAAAATCCGTTGTTTCGAAAAAGACATAGCCGTCCCTCCGAACATGGAAGTTAAGGCGATCATGATATCGGCCCTTTCGTCACCAAGTACTGTTTTCAAAGCAATGTACCGTAGTGGCGCCCACGGTTATGTAATTAAGCCAGTAAAAGCGACCGATTTGAACACACAACTCGTCCAGGCTGGCTTACCGTCTGTTTCCCCAATCGGAGGATTGTAG
- a CDS encoding HD domain-containing protein — protein MPERAAIIGFIGISGVGLVGYTLKRIFSGAEAGGGQRHHCASPQGATPSLAGLKQDEQMVTLKKISGLWTQNDDKTKIAIEILAKNWCARENMEADGGLSSATVQERKLTFNHEEISIFYSKIKRQPVFSGLAMEVIEDILTLLDEYGDCPSVVTRNVNEPDKKLDPKVIEVLKTKVTLIEHTLNVTDEVLRRLPAGPIAPKGVIAALAHDLGKLPAYYDKMYATGDHKMLGISVLDGMPKFKGLQYADDILVAIRRHHDTLDKEAPFLVSTLKDADQSARRNELQKHMLATKDDPAEHMQAKPDNSGDQSEPAQPKAFPQSLKQFRKMNQESEKAAKEAEELKNAEGGIKLRTGEEDPLGNEGGSADPLGNDQASKRTLERIDVGDWFDQEDLLNSLRKIINIQANTDTQAFSMPDGTIYFRPKWFWERIKRRYASKVPLIATADADETTKENIIYSVVCEMSEKDAVRSDLLWKNHYGAMFTLHSTGQIAPQDQFLIPIKTDAFGCVPSHFEQLKGGNLKLVSRVELKKWR, from the coding sequence ATGCCTGAAAGGGCGGCAATTATAGGCTTTATTGGAATTTCAGGTGTGGGACTCGTTGGTTATACCCTCAAGCGCATTTTTTCAGGCGCTGAGGCCGGGGGGGGGCAACGTCACCATTGTGCCTCTCCACAGGGTGCGACGCCCAGCCTAGCGGGACTAAAACAAGACGAGCAGATGGTAACACTTAAAAAAATATCCGGTCTCTGGACCCAAAATGATGACAAAACAAAGATTGCAATCGAGATTTTGGCGAAAAACTGGTGCGCACGCGAAAATATGGAAGCTGATGGTGGTTTATCCTCGGCTACAGTCCAGGAAAGGAAGCTCACGTTCAACCACGAAGAAATAAGCATATTTTATTCAAAAATCAAGCGTCAGCCAGTTTTTTCAGGACTGGCTATGGAAGTTATAGAAGACATACTTACGCTGCTTGACGAGTATGGCGACTGCCCATCTGTTGTAACGAGGAACGTGAATGAACCAGACAAGAAGTTAGACCCTAAAGTCATTGAGGTGCTTAAAACCAAGGTCACTCTTATTGAGCACACCTTGAACGTGACCGACGAGGTCCTGCGTCGACTGCCGGCTGGCCCTATTGCACCAAAGGGAGTAATCGCTGCTCTTGCTCATGACTTGGGCAAACTGCCTGCATATTACGACAAGATGTACGCAACTGGTGATCACAAGATGTTAGGGATCTCAGTGTTGGACGGTATGCCAAAGTTTAAAGGGCTCCAATACGCTGATGATATTCTCGTCGCGATCCGCAGGCACCATGACACCCTGGACAAGGAAGCTCCTTTTTTAGTTTCCACCCTTAAGGATGCTGATCAGTCGGCTCGCCGAAACGAACTCCAGAAGCATATGCTGGCAACCAAAGATGACCCAGCGGAGCATATGCAAGCCAAGCCAGACAACTCCGGCGACCAATCCGAACCAGCTCAGCCGAAGGCTTTCCCTCAGTCGCTTAAACAGTTCAGGAAGATGAATCAAGAAAGCGAAAAAGCGGCCAAAGAAGCTGAAGAGCTAAAAAACGCGGAAGGCGGCATTAAGTTGCGCACAGGCGAAGAAGATCCTCTCGGGAATGAAGGGGGGTCGGCAGACCCGTTAGGAAACGATCAGGCATCCAAGCGGACTCTTGAAAGGATAGATGTTGGCGACTGGTTCGACCAGGAGGACCTACTCAATTCCCTCCGGAAAATAATTAATATCCAAGCCAACACCGATACGCAGGCTTTCTCAATGCCTGATGGGACAATCTACTTTAGGCCCAAATGGTTTTGGGAAAGGATAAAGCGCAGATACGCTAGCAAAGTGCCACTTATTGCAACAGCTGATGCAGACGAAACCACCAAGGAAAACATTATTTATTCAGTGGTTTGCGAGATGTCAGAAAAGGACGCTGTCCGCTCAGACCTGCTTTGGAAAAACCACTATGGAGCGATGTTTACTCTTCATTCTACTGGGCAAATAGCGCCACAAGATCAATTTCTGATTCCGATAAAAACCGACGCATTTGGATGTGTACCGTCGCATTTTGAACAACTAAAGGGCGGTAATCTCAAACTTGTATCACGTGTTGAACTAAAAAAATGGAGATAA